A DNA window from Daucus carota subsp. sativus chromosome 3, DH1 v3.0, whole genome shotgun sequence contains the following coding sequences:
- the LOC108211225 gene encoding receptor like protein 29 has protein sequence MHCSLALPLLLLFISFLSISSTNQQHQKKNLQPNSMDPAELEILFKIMESMSSDKPWRITYPNPCKSGSSWMGIECKPGNDSHLHVTRLDFGSPPNPKCKIRSTFPSQIFDLPYLQAAFFTKCFTHTKTMLTISQFKLFKSKLQQLSLRSNLAIIGPIPPQISSLKSLQILTLSQNRLTGPIPKQICELTSLEHLDLSYNFLSGIIPNQLGGLTNLVVLDFSYNSLTKQIPDTIGKLSMLQKLDLSSNLLAGSLPNSIEKLISLVFLALSNNRLKGNMPKGLAKLQNLQYFIMDDNPMFIPLSEEFGQLHKLQELRLANSGYSGTIPATFSQLLNLSTLSLQNNRLTGDIPVSFGNLSHIYHLNLSRNFLGGQVPFTSTFLQRLGKNLDLSGNPGLCMSPAEAYGVKRIGVNICGNNKTTSLIKPLKHSEAPSLGCTKLFFLLNVFFLLYLH, from the coding sequence ATGCATTGTTCACTTGCACTCCCACTCCTCCTGCTCTTCATCTCATTTCTTTCCATATCTTCCACCAATCAACAACATCAAAAGAAAAATCTGCAGCCAAACAGCATGGATCCAGCTGAACTAGAGATTCTGTTCAAGATCATGGAAAGCATGTCTTCTGATAAACCCTGGAGAATCACCTATCCAAATCCTTGTAAGTCTGGCTCATCCTGGATGGGAATTGAATGCAAACCTGGGAATGACAGTCACCTTCATGTCACTAGACTTGACTTTGGATCACCACCAAATCCAAAATGCAAGATCAGATCCACATTTCCTTCACAAATATTTGATCTTCCGTATCTTCAAGCTGCTTTCTTCACCAAATGTTTCACTCATACCAAAACCATGCTCACCATCTCACAATTCAAGCTCTTCAAGTCAAAACTACAACAGCTCAGCTTGCGTTCTAATCTAGCCATAATTGGCCCAATTCCACCTCAAATATCATCCTTAAAGTCTCTTCAAATCCTAACATTGTCACAAAATCGCCTCACTGGGCCAATTCCAAAACAAATTTGTGAATTAACTTCTCTGGAGCATCTTGATTTGAGCTACAACTTCTTGTCTGGGATAATACCAAACCAGTTGGGCGGTCTGACAAACCTTGTAGTTCTTGATTTCAGCTATAATTCACTCACCAAACAGATACCGGACACAATTGGCAAACTGTCTATGCTTCAAAAGCTCGACTTGAGCTCAAACTTACTTGCAGGAAGCCTACCTAACAGCATTGAAAAGCTCATTTCCCTAGTTTTCTTGGCTTTGAGCAACAACAGATTAAAGGGAAATATGCCTAAAGGCTTAGCAAAGTTGCAAAATTTACAGTACTTCATTATGGATGATAATCCAATGTTTATACCACTATCGGAAGAGTTTGGTCAGTTACATAAACTACAAGAGCTTAGGCTTGCTAATTCTGGGTATTCTGGCACAATACCAGCAACCTTCTCACAGCTCTTAAATTTGAGCACTCTATCACTTCAAAACAACCGATTAACCGGCGACATACCGGTTAGTTTTGGCAATCTGTCTCATATATATCACTTGAATCTAAGTAGAAACTTTTTAGGTGGTCAGGTACCTTTTACATCAACTTTCCTTCAGAGGTTAGGGAAGAACTTGGATCTTAGTGGCAATCCAGGGTTGTGTATGAGTCCAGCTGAAGCATATGGTGTCAAGAGAATTGGAGTCAATATTTGTGGAAACAATAAAACCACTTCTTTGATCAAGCCATTGAAGCATTCTGAAGCTCCCTCACTTGGGTGCACCAAGTTATTCTTTCTTCTTAATGTGTTCTTTCTTTTGTATTTGcactaa
- the LOC108211226 gene encoding F-box/kelch-repeat protein At3g06240-like gives MSVERKKFIETYDDSLFQGSTRIIGSVHGLVCFYNWHCDFEGIQFVIWNPATKQCLAYIPPLPSRYEEREHDGLIDDCFGFGFDSVANDFKVMYFITIEEQPLEGEIYSCKHRCWKKITPSNFLFRGYVPPETLQVSFRGSPYWLNRQPNGNISRLAVIWFDVGNEIFRMLPEVGSVDRKQEKRCVLMNFRDSIAVMVYDWILFLTEPVDVYVFNERCSVWSKMSIGPVIGKEPSIFPWGQHLFQCFENGDILFLCSGLELCSVNLHTHAIKSIGKEAKLSCVFHCCAYSESLVFLEGMEDFKEKEDQVGIFFLNKA, from the coding sequence ATGAGTGTTGAAAGGAAAAAGTTTATAGAAACTTATGATGACTCTCTATTTCAAGGGTCCACTAGGATCATCGGCTCCGTTCATGGTTTAGTGTGTTTTTATAATTGGCACTGTGATTTCGAAGGAATACAATTTGTGATATGGAATCCTGCTACCAAACAGTGCTTGGCCTATATCCCACCTCTCCCTAGTCGATATGAGGAGAGAGAGCATGATGGCTTGATTGATGACTGTTTTGGATTTGGTTTTGATTCCGTTGCCAATGATTTTAAAGTCATGTACTTTATTACCATTGAAGAACAACCATTAGAAGGTGAAATCTATTCGTGCAAACATCGGTGTTGGAAGAAGATCACCCCCTCCAACTTCCTTTTCCGTGGTTATGTGCCTCCCGAGACACTGCAAGTTAGTTTCCGTGGTTCCCCTTATTGGCTGAATAGACAACCTAATGGAAATATTTCACGTCTCGCTGTGATCTGGTTTGATGTAGGAAACGAGATCTTTAGGATGTTGCCTGAAGTTGGTTCAGTTGACAGAAAACAAGAAAAGAGGTGTGTTCTAATGAATTTCAGGGATTCTATTGCTGTCATGGTCTATGATTGGATATTATTCTTAACTGAACCGGTTGATGTATATGTCTTCAACGAGAGATGCAGTGTTTGGAGTAAGATGTCTATTGGACCGGTTATTGGTAAAGAACCATCTATATTCCCCTGGGGACAACATCTGTTTCAATGTTTTGAAAATggtgatattttatttttgtgttcCGGTCTGGAGCTATGCAGCGTCAATCTCCACACTCATGCAATCAAGAGTATAGGAAAGGAAGCAAAATTAAGCTGTGTTTTCCATTGCTGCGCTTACTCGGAGAGTCTAGTATTCCTCGAGGGAATGGAGGActtcaaggaaaaagaagacCAAGTTGGAATTTTCTTTCTTAATAAAGCTTGA
- the LOC108211227 gene encoding HVA22-like protein f gives MGVLGALARHLDTLVGPGMMLLFPLYASMRAIESPSTLDDQQWLTYWVLYSLITLFELSCWRVLQWLPFWPYMKLVFCMWLVLPMFNGAAYIYENFVRKYVKIGGYVSSSHPEGQRKVLQMMSLDARKSVERYIEKYGPEAFDRVVKAAEKEAKKH, from the exons ATGGGAGTTCTTGGAGCATTAGCCAGACATCTGGATACACTTGTTGG GCCTGGGATGATGCTTCTTTTTCCTCT gtATGCATCAATGCGAGCAATAGAGAGTCCTTCGACACTTGATGATCAACAGTGGCTCACGTATTGGGTTTTGTATTCCTTGATAACCCTCTTCGAGCTCTCTTGCTGGAGAGTTCTTCAATG GCTACCATTTTGGCCATACATGAAGCTAGTGTTTTGCATGTGGCTGGTGCTACCAATGTTCAATGGCGCGGCTTACATTTATGAGAATTTTGTAAGGAAGTACGTTAAAATTGGGGGCTATGTTAGCTCATCACATCCAGAAGGTCAGAGGAAAGTTCTGCAGATGATGAGCCTTGATGCAAGAAAGTCCGTTGAACGTTACATTGAGAAATATGGACCCGAGGCCTTTGATCGGGTTGTCAAAGCG GCTGAGAAAGAAGCAAAGAAGCACTGA